The Nocardioides sp. S5 genome includes a window with the following:
- a CDS encoding (2Fe-2S)-binding protein, producing MTKIELTVDGAAVSDDVEPRMLLVQYLREKLGKTGTVIGCDTSNCGACTVHLDGTSVKSCNVLAVQASGRTVTTIEGLADTAEGELHPVQESFRECHGLQCGFCTPGMIMQAVDLLGENPNPTEEEVRLGMEGNLCRCTGYHNIVKSVLHAAEGAKS from the coding sequence ATGACGAAGATCGAACTCACCGTCGACGGGGCTGCGGTCTCCGACGACGTCGAGCCGCGCATGCTGCTGGTGCAGTACCTCCGGGAGAAGCTCGGCAAGACCGGCACCGTGATCGGCTGCGACACCTCCAACTGCGGGGCGTGCACCGTGCACCTCGACGGCACGAGCGTGAAGTCGTGCAACGTGCTGGCAGTGCAGGCCAGCGGCCGCACCGTCACCACGATCGAGGGGCTCGCCGACACCGCCGAGGGTGAGCTCCACCCCGTCCAGGAGTCGTTCCGCGAGTGCCACGGCCTCCAGTGCGGCTTCTGCACCCCCGGGATGATCATGCAGGCCGTCGACCTGCTGGGGGAGAACCCGAACCCCACCGAGGAGGAGGTGCGGCTCGGCATGGAGGGCAACCTCTGCCGCTGCACCGGCTACCACAACATCGTCAAGAGCGTGCTCCACGCAGCCGAAGGAGCCAAGTCGTGA
- a CDS encoding transcriptional regulator, with the protein MTSDDLHARRVRAVRAWTQFVSAGEEEAEAAVRPEILRSWQLSGVVSPTVTEAPLADEGDTAEFWNTSPLQTAVQRVQDELRRTAEDGDLVIAVTDEQTRILWTYGGRVMRRKAETVNFVPGGRWDEASVGTNALAIAGRTAAPSMVFSAEHYAEVVHNWVCWAAPVFDPATGRSLGVIDLSTTWDRTHPIGLATARVMARLIEGALPADRRTTHVGAAGPSDPGLTLTLLGTAEVWLDGQRLLLNRRQTEILALLALHPEGLSVEHLHALLYGDSAVTTSTLKAEVSHLRAALSGQLSSRPYRLTMPVATDIEEVQRLLRRGDVRAAVRAYGGDLLPGTDSPALVQMGDYLAVSVREALLAHPDPDAVLRYSELAPYDTAVVEACLAALPVHHPIAPLLKGKLASAR; encoded by the coding sequence ATGACCAGCGATGACCTGCACGCCCGCCGCGTGAGGGCGGTGCGCGCCTGGACGCAGTTCGTGTCCGCCGGCGAGGAGGAGGCCGAGGCCGCCGTCCGGCCCGAGATCCTGCGGAGCTGGCAGCTCTCGGGCGTGGTCTCGCCGACCGTGACGGAGGCGCCGCTCGCCGACGAGGGCGACACGGCGGAGTTCTGGAACACCTCGCCCCTGCAGACGGCGGTCCAGCGGGTCCAGGACGAGCTGCGTCGGACCGCGGAGGACGGCGACCTGGTCATCGCGGTCACCGACGAGCAGACCCGCATCCTGTGGACCTATGGCGGTCGCGTGATGCGCCGCAAGGCCGAGACGGTGAACTTCGTGCCGGGCGGTCGCTGGGACGAGGCCAGCGTCGGCACCAACGCGCTCGCCATCGCCGGACGCACCGCCGCGCCGTCGATGGTGTTCAGCGCCGAGCACTACGCCGAGGTCGTGCACAACTGGGTGTGCTGGGCGGCGCCGGTCTTCGACCCCGCGACCGGTCGCTCCCTGGGCGTGATCGACCTGTCGACCACGTGGGACCGCACGCACCCGATCGGCCTCGCGACGGCGCGGGTGATGGCCCGGCTGATCGAGGGTGCCCTGCCCGCTGACCGACGTACGACGCACGTGGGGGCCGCCGGGCCCAGCGACCCCGGTCTCACGCTGACGCTCCTCGGCACCGCGGAGGTGTGGCTCGACGGCCAGCGGCTGTTGCTCAACCGACGCCAGACCGAGATCCTCGCGCTGCTCGCGCTGCACCCCGAGGGGCTCTCGGTGGAGCACCTCCACGCGCTGCTCTACGGCGACTCGGCGGTCACCACCTCGACCCTCAAGGCCGAGGTCTCGCACCTGCGCGCCGCCCTGTCGGGCCAGCTCTCGTCGCGCCCCTACCGGCTCACGATGCCCGTGGCCACCGACATCGAGGAGGTGCAGCGGCTGCTGCGTCGCGGCGACGTACGCGCTGCCGTGCGCGCCTACGGCGGCGACCTCCTGCCCGGCACCGACTCGCCCGCGCTGGTGCAGATGGGCGACTACCTCGCAGTGAGCGTCCGGGAGGCCCTGCTGGCGCACCCGGACCCCGACGCGGTGCTGCGCTACAGCGAGCTCGCCCCCTACGACACGGCCGTCGTCGAGGCCTGCCTGGCTGCCCTGCCGGTGCACCACCCGATCGCCCCCCTGCTGAAGGGCAAGCTCGCGTCGGCGCGCTGA